TTTCATCCTTTTCGATCCTGTATGAGGCTATGGCATACCCCTTCCGGCCGCCAAAGAGAGAGCGGTTCGACGCGAATGTCATCGCATCGCGCGCACCTATGAACACCGATCTCTTGAGGTCCTTTTCCTCTTGCACGGTGAGGGGGAGGCAGGACTGCAACTGGGAATCGATGAGCCTCGTGGAGACCCTGAGGCGCTCCATCCACTCCACCTTTCTCTCGCCCCCCTCGAGGGAGCGGTGCCCGGCTCGCATTGAGGCGGCTAGGATAACTACGATCATGGCGACAAGCACGATGGAAACCATGAGTTCCAGGAGCGTAAAGCCCCCCGACCGGGAAAGGTTGCTCCTATAGCTCCTCATTCTTGATCACCTCTCTTTTCACCGTTTTGAAGGTCTTCAGAGAGAATGACCTTTTCCTCACCCCCTGCTGCCAGGAGACATTGAGCACCACCTCGAACACCTGCCACGAGAAACCCTTCGTGCGCTCCCCAAGCGCCTCCGTCACGGTCATGTCCATCACGTAGCCATCCTTCGTCTCGCTTGAGGTACCCTCCTTCAGCTGCCCACCCTCAAGTAATTCCCTCATCCTGATATCAGCAAGCACCGTTGCCGTGAGATAGTCGTCTGACATCGCGAGCGTCTTGAGATTCGCCGAAAACAACTGGAGGACGACAGTGACCACAGTGGCAAGAATAACGAAGGCCACAAGGATCTCAAGGAGAGTGAAACCTTCCGGGCCTGCGGGAAACCTGCGCCTTCCGGATC
The nucleotide sequence above comes from Syntrophorhabdus sp.. Encoded proteins:
- a CDS encoding prepilin-type N-terminal cleavage/methylation domain-containing protein; this translates as MRSYRSNLSRSGGFTLLELMVSIVLVAMIVVILAASMRAGHRSLEGGERKVEWMERLRVSTRLIDSQLQSCLPLTVQEEKDLKRSVFIGARDAMTFASNRSLFGGRKGYAIASYRIEKDEKGKLALYLKETTIGMENTREARLLDGFDDIRFEYLQSAKIKGLGGGGWSDELADTTHLPQKVKLHLEKGERKFSLTIPLRTRKPPGDDPDEESGT
- a CDS encoding prepilin-type N-terminal cleavage/methylation domain-containing protein, which produces MDKKTERSGRRRFPAGPEGFTLLEILVAFVILATVVTVVLQLFSANLKTLAMSDDYLTATVLADIRMRELLEGGQLKEGTSSETKDGYVMDMTVTEALGERTKGFSWQVFEVVLNVSWQQGVRKRSFSLKTFKTVKREVIKNEEL